One Mus musculus strain C57BL/6J chromosome X, GRCm38.p6 C57BL/6J DNA window includes the following coding sequences:
- the Cetn2 gene encoding centrin-2: MASNFKKTTMASSAQRKRMSPKPELTEDQKQEIREAFDLFDADGTGTIDIKELKVAMRALGFEPKKEEIKKMISEIDKEGTGKMNFSDFLTVMTQKMSEKDTKEEILKAFKLFDDDETGKISFKNLKRVAKELGENLTDEELQEMIDEADRDGDGEVNEQEFLRIMKKTSLY; encoded by the exons ATG GCCTCTAATTTTAAGAAGACAACCATGGCATCCAGTGCCCAGAGAAAAAGGATGAGTCCTAAGCCTGAACTTACTGAAGACCAGAAACAGGAAATCCGGGAAGCTTTTGATCTCTTTGATGCTGATGGAACTGGAACTATAGACATCAAAGAACTGAAG GTGGCAATGAGGGCCCTGGGCTTTGAGcccaagaaagaagaaattaagaaaatgataaGTGAAATTGATAAAGAAGGAACAGGAAAAATGAACTTCAGTGACTTTTTGACAGTGATGACTCAGAAAATG TCTGAGAAAGACACTAAAGAAGAAATCCTGAAAGCTTTCAAGTTGTTCGATGATGATGAGACTGGGAAAATATCATTCAAGAATCTTAAGCGCGTGGCCAAGGAGCTGGGTGAGAACCTGACAGATGAGGAACTGCAG GAAATGATTGATGAAGCTGATCGAGATGGAGATGGTGAGGTCAATGAGCAAGAGTTCCTGCGCATCATGAAAAAGACCAGCCTCTATTAA